Proteins encoded together in one Shewanella oneidensis MR-1 window:
- a CDS encoding alpha/beta fold hydrolase, whose protein sequence is MWQSFAPQNQVQFVLPHIKLSGRLWGTKDKPLILALHGWLDNANSFEPLADYLSDYQILAIDWPGHGFSAHRPGHYPLHWIDYLYDLDALLAVLPQKPQAIMGHSLGGIVASAYTAAFPEKVNKLILIEALSPLFESASQAKSRLRKSFYQHEKFLAQKHKQIRGYDSINTAVKARVHLTGLAEPWCRLLLERNMQATSDGVVWRSDPRLRLDSPMRLTFEQVDALMQNIPVSTLLICGKQGFSQLHAALPKARKWFSNLSEHMLEGDHHVHMDNAQAVGQLIQRFVD, encoded by the coding sequence ATGTGGCAATCTTTCGCCCCCCAAAATCAAGTCCAGTTTGTGTTACCCCATATCAAGCTGAGTGGTCGATTATGGGGGACGAAAGATAAGCCGTTAATACTCGCGTTGCATGGGTGGTTAGACAATGCCAACAGTTTCGAACCGCTCGCGGACTATTTATCTGATTATCAAATACTTGCTATAGATTGGCCTGGTCATGGTTTTTCTGCGCATCGCCCAGGGCATTACCCATTGCATTGGATTGACTATTTATACGATCTTGATGCGTTATTGGCTGTTTTACCACAAAAGCCACAGGCTATTATGGGGCATTCGTTAGGGGGAATTGTCGCCTCCGCGTATACAGCAGCGTTTCCTGAAAAGGTAAACAAACTGATTTTAATTGAAGCCTTAAGCCCCTTGTTTGAGTCAGCGTCTCAAGCAAAATCACGGTTGAGGAAAAGCTTTTATCAACATGAGAAGTTTTTAGCACAAAAGCATAAGCAGATCAGAGGTTACGATAGTATCAATACCGCGGTTAAGGCCAGAGTGCACTTAACTGGATTGGCCGAGCCTTGGTGCCGCCTGCTACTCGAACGCAATATGCAAGCAACTTCTGATGGAGTTGTTTGGCGCAGTGACCCAAGATTACGACTCGATTCGCCAATGCGACTGACCTTTGAGCAGGTCGATGCCCTTATGCAGAATATTCCAGTGTCAACCTTGCTCATCTGCGGCAAACAAGGCTTTAGCCAATTGCATGCTGCACTGCCTAAGGCTAGGAAATGGTTCAGCAATTTATCTGAGCATATGCTCGAGGGTGACCATCATGTACATATGGATAACGCACAAGCAGTCGGACAATTAATCCAGCGTTTTGTCGATTAA
- the ylqF gene encoding ribosome biogenesis GTPase YlqF — MAIQWYPGHMHKARKEIEEAMPQVDLVIEVLDARIPYSSENPMVSKLRGDKPCIKLLNKSDLADPEVTAQWIEYLEREQGVKATAITTLQPGMLKMLPDLCRKLVPSRDKTEKDIRTMIMGIPNVGKSTIINTLAGRVIAKTGNEPAVTKTQQRINLRNGIVLSDTPGILWPKVDNEASSYRLAVTGAIKDTAMEYEDVALFAAGYFLKAYPKEICERYNISELPKDDMALLEEIGRKRGALRPGGRIDLHKASELLLHEYRSGKIGLLSLETPAMAEIEKAEVERILAEKAAEKAAKLEAEKLKRSGKRHND, encoded by the coding sequence ATGGCAATTCAATGGTATCCGGGGCATATGCACAAGGCACGCAAAGAGATCGAAGAGGCTATGCCTCAGGTCGATCTCGTGATTGAGGTGCTGGACGCACGTATTCCCTACAGTAGCGAAAACCCCATGGTGTCAAAGCTTCGCGGCGACAAACCTTGTATTAAGCTGCTGAATAAATCCGACTTAGCCGATCCTGAAGTCACAGCCCAATGGATTGAATACCTTGAGCGTGAACAAGGCGTTAAAGCCACTGCAATCACGACGCTGCAACCCGGAATGTTGAAGATGCTGCCGGATCTTTGCCGTAAATTAGTGCCGAGTCGAGATAAAACTGAAAAAGATATTCGCACGATGATCATGGGGATCCCAAATGTCGGTAAATCCACCATTATCAATACCTTGGCTGGTCGCGTTATCGCTAAAACGGGTAACGAACCCGCCGTAACCAAAACCCAGCAGCGCATTAATCTACGTAACGGCATTGTGCTCTCGGACACTCCAGGGATTTTATGGCCTAAGGTTGACAACGAAGCCAGCAGCTATCGCCTCGCTGTCACAGGAGCAATTAAAGATACTGCCATGGAATACGAAGATGTAGCGCTGTTTGCCGCGGGCTATTTCTTAAAGGCCTACCCAAAGGAAATTTGCGAGCGTTATAACATCAGCGAGTTACCTAAAGATGATATGGCGTTACTCGAAGAAATCGGCCGTAAACGCGGCGCACTTCGCCCCGGTGGCCGCATTGATTTACATAAGGCATCAGAATTACTGCTGCATGAGTATCGTTCCGGTAAAATCGGCTTATTATCCCTTGAAACACCCGCTATGGCAGAGATTGAAAAAGCCGAAGTTGAGCGCATTCTTGCCGAAAAAGCGGCCGAGAAGGCCGCGAAGTTGGAAGCAGAAAAACTCAAACGCTCTGGTAAACGCCATAATGATTAA
- the tsaB gene encoding tRNA (adenosine(37)-N6)-threonylcarbamoyltransferase complex dimerization subunit type 1 TsaB: MTIPQDSVCILALDTCTEACSAALYYQGQVYAELADAPREHSQRLLPMVESVLKQADIGLDKLDVIAYGRGPGSFTGIRICTSMTQGLALGLDLPVIGISTLAAMAQMAIAEHAAEQVLCCIDARMGEVYWGQFVAVDGIATLVGQEVVSAPEQIQLALEMNKPIVGCGTGFDAYPNLFSFGKGITPLAEVKYPDARAMLTLAEVGIKAGLTTSVDELEPVYLRDTVTWKKLPGRE, from the coding sequence ATGACGATACCTCAAGACTCTGTTTGTATTCTCGCCCTAGACACTTGTACCGAAGCCTGTTCGGCAGCCCTGTATTATCAAGGGCAGGTTTATGCTGAGTTAGCTGATGCACCAAGGGAGCATAGCCAGCGCTTGTTACCTATGGTGGAATCCGTGCTAAAACAAGCCGATATCGGCTTAGATAAATTAGATGTCATTGCCTATGGTCGTGGTCCTGGCAGTTTTACCGGTATTCGGATTTGTACTAGCATGACGCAAGGCTTAGCCCTTGGGTTAGATTTGCCCGTGATTGGCATTTCGACCTTAGCGGCCATGGCACAAATGGCGATTGCTGAACATGCTGCCGAGCAAGTGCTTTGCTGTATCGATGCGCGCATGGGGGAAGTCTATTGGGGGCAATTTGTGGCAGTCGATGGTATTGCGACCTTGGTTGGCCAAGAGGTGGTGAGTGCGCCTGAACAGATCCAACTTGCTTTAGAGATGAATAAACCTATTGTGGGCTGCGGTACAGGTTTTGATGCTTATCCTAATTTGTTCAGTTTTGGCAAAGGTATCACCCCATTAGCAGAGGTGAAGTATCCCGATGCACGGGCAATGTTAACGCTGGCTGAAGTGGGGATCAAAGCTGGATTAACGACAAGCGTTGATGAACTTGAGCCAGTATATTTGCGCGATACAGTGACATGGAAAAAGTTACCGGGGCGTGAATAA
- the fadD gene encoding long-chain-fatty-acid--CoA ligase FadD codes for MDQPWIRHLPKDVPAEINVDQYSSLIDMFETAVAKYADQPAFINMGATLTYRKLEERSRAFAAYLQNELKLQKGDRVALMMPNLLQYPIALFGILRAGMVVVNVNPLYTPRELKHQLIDSGAKAIVVVSNFARTLEEVVDQTPVKSVIITGLGDLLSAPKRTLVNFVVKYIKKLVPKYDLPHALSMRETLSRGRRMQYVKPVITGDDLAFLQYTGGTTGVSKGAMLTHSNVVANVLQANGAYSPALRDGSEFVVTALPLYHIFALTVNCLLFLHKGSQNLLITNPRDIPGFVAELKKYPFTALTGVNTLFNALVNSSDFSELDFSRLKLSIGGGMAVQKAVADKWQNITKTRLLEGYGLTEASPLLTCCPYNLDGYNGSIGFPAPSTLIQVRDDAGNVLPQGETGELFGKGPQIMKGYWQRPEETAKVIDNDGWLATGDIGYMDEQGFFYIVDRKKDMILVSGFNVFPNEVEEVVALHPKVIEVAAVGVPNDASGELVKVFVVKKDKSLTAEDIIKHCRVHLTGYKVPKLVEFRDELPKTNVGKILRRELRDEVKRA; via the coding sequence GTGGATCAGCCTTGGATTAGACATTTACCAAAAGATGTGCCTGCTGAGATTAATGTGGATCAGTATTCATCGCTTATCGATATGTTCGAGACCGCGGTGGCTAAGTATGCGGATCAACCTGCATTTATCAACATGGGGGCCACGCTAACTTACCGCAAACTCGAAGAACGCAGTCGCGCGTTTGCTGCTTATTTACAAAATGAATTGAAGCTGCAGAAGGGCGACCGTGTTGCACTCATGATGCCCAATTTATTGCAGTACCCCATTGCGCTCTTCGGTATTTTACGTGCTGGCATGGTGGTGGTTAACGTTAACCCACTATACACCCCTCGCGAATTAAAACACCAGTTAATTGATTCGGGTGCGAAAGCGATTGTGGTGGTGTCGAACTTTGCTCGAACATTAGAAGAAGTGGTCGATCAGACGCCTGTTAAGAGTGTGATTATCACTGGACTTGGGGATCTCTTAAGTGCGCCAAAACGCACTTTAGTGAACTTTGTTGTTAAATACATCAAAAAACTGGTACCAAAATACGATTTACCCCATGCACTTTCAATGCGCGAAACGCTGTCAAGAGGTCGACGTATGCAGTACGTCAAACCTGTTATTACAGGGGATGACCTCGCATTTTTACAGTATACCGGTGGTACGACTGGGGTTTCAAAGGGTGCCATGTTGACCCACAGCAATGTCGTGGCGAACGTATTGCAGGCAAATGGTGCTTATTCGCCTGCGCTGCGAGATGGTAGTGAATTTGTGGTAACAGCATTGCCGCTTTACCATATTTTTGCGTTAACCGTGAACTGCTTGCTGTTTTTACACAAGGGCAGTCAAAACCTATTGATCACTAACCCTCGTGATATCCCTGGTTTTGTGGCTGAACTCAAAAAATACCCCTTTACCGCGCTGACAGGTGTCAACACCTTATTCAATGCTTTAGTTAACAGTAGTGATTTTTCTGAGTTAGATTTCTCTCGTCTAAAACTCTCCATCGGTGGCGGCATGGCAGTGCAAAAAGCCGTGGCCGATAAATGGCAGAACATTACCAAAACTCGTTTACTCGAAGGTTATGGCCTAACAGAAGCTTCACCGTTATTAACCTGTTGTCCATATAATTTAGATGGTTACAACGGTTCTATCGGTTTTCCTGCGCCATCAACCTTGATCCAAGTGCGCGATGATGCGGGTAATGTCTTACCGCAAGGTGAGACTGGTGAGCTGTTCGGTAAAGGCCCACAGATCATGAAAGGGTATTGGCAACGTCCAGAAGAAACCGCCAAAGTGATTGATAATGACGGTTGGCTCGCCACGGGTGATATCGGCTATATGGATGAGCAGGGATTCTTCTATATTGTCGATCGTAAGAAGGACATGATTTTAGTGTCTGGTTTTAACGTATTCCCCAATGAAGTCGAAGAGGTGGTTGCCTTACATCCTAAGGTGATTGAAGTGGCAGCAGTGGGTGTGCCCAATGACGCCAGCGGTGAATTAGTGAAGGTATTTGTGGTGAAAAAAGATAAATCTTTAACCGCTGAAGACATCATTAAGCATTGCCGTGTGCATTTAACGGGATATAAAGTACCGAAGCTGGTAGAATTTAGGGACGAGTTACCTAAAACCAATGTGGGTAAGATCCTGCGACGAGAACTTAGAGACGAAGTTAAGCGTGCGTAA
- a CDS encoding isopenicillin N synthase family dioxygenase, which yields MKLETIDYRAADSAKRFVESLRETGFGVLSNHPIDKELVERIYTEWQAFFNSEAKNEFMFNRETHDGFFPASISETAKGHTVKDIKEYYHVYPWGRIPDSLRANILAYYEKANTLASELLEWIETYSPDEIKAKFSIPLPEMIANSHKTLLRILHYPPMTGDEEMGAIRAAAHEDINLITVLPTANEPGLQVKAKDGSWLDVPSDFGNIIINIGDMLQEASDGYFPSTSHRVINPEGTDKTKSRISLPLFLHPHPSVVLSERYTADSYLMERLRELGVL from the coding sequence ATGAAATTAGAAACCATTGATTATCGCGCTGCCGATAGTGCTAAACGCTTTGTCGAATCCCTACGCGAAACAGGCTTTGGGGTACTGTCTAACCACCCCATTGATAAAGAGTTGGTTGAGCGTATCTACACAGAGTGGCAAGCATTTTTTAACTCCGAAGCCAAAAACGAGTTTATGTTCAACCGTGAAACCCACGATGGTTTCTTCCCTGCGTCGATTTCAGAAACCGCAAAAGGCCACACAGTTAAAGACATCAAAGAGTATTACCACGTGTATCCTTGGGGTCGGATCCCTGACTCACTGCGCGCCAATATACTGGCCTACTATGAAAAAGCTAATACGCTGGCATCTGAACTCTTAGAGTGGATTGAAACCTACTCACCTGACGAGATCAAAGCCAAGTTTTCCATTCCGCTACCGGAGATGATCGCCAACAGCCATAAAACACTGCTGCGTATTCTGCATTACCCTCCCATGACGGGCGATGAAGAAATGGGCGCTATCCGCGCTGCCGCCCATGAGGATATTAACCTGATCACTGTACTGCCTACGGCGAACGAACCGGGATTACAGGTTAAGGCGAAAGATGGCTCATGGTTAGATGTACCGAGTGATTTTGGCAATATTATCATCAACATTGGTGATATGTTACAGGAGGCCTCGGACGGTTATTTCCCATCGACTTCACATCGAGTGATTAACCCAGAAGGCACAGATAAAACTAAATCTCGTATCTCCCTCCCCTTATTCCTGCACCCACATCCTTCGGTTGTACTGTCAGAGCGTTATACAGCTGACAGTTATCTAATGGAAAGACTGCGCGAACTTGGCGTACTCTGA
- the tnpA gene encoding IS200/IS605-like element ISSod23 family transposase gives MGDYRSSSHVYWRCKYHIVWTPKYRFKILKGNLGKELYRSIYILCNMKGCEALELNVQIDHVHLVVIIPPKLSVSTLMGVLKGRSAIRLFNKFPHVRKKQWGNSFWARGYFVDTVGVNEEIIRRYVRHQDKQDQEHEAQLSLQMM, from the coding sequence ATGGGCGATTATAGAAGTTCATCACATGTTTATTGGCGTTGCAAATATCATATTGTTTGGACTCCGAAGTACCGTTTTAAAATTTTAAAAGGAAACCTTGGTAAGGAGTTATACAGGTCAATTTATATCCTTTGCAATATGAAGGGTTGTGAGGCTTTAGAATTAAACGTTCAGATCGACCACGTTCACTTGGTAGTCATAATCCCGCCGAAGCTGTCAGTATCAACGTTGATGGGAGTATTGAAAGGAAGAAGTGCGATAAGGCTATTCAATAAATTCCCTCATGTACGTAAAAAGCAATGGGGCAATAGCTTTTGGGCCAGAGGTTATTTTGTAGATACAGTAGGTGTTAATGAAGAAATCATTAGACGATATGTGCGCCACCAAGATAAACAAGATCAGGAACATGAGGCTCAATTGTCGTTGCAGATGATGTAG
- a CDS encoding class I SAM-dependent methyltransferase, with product MKKVTLVASLLIAGLCSGMANADDALDKAIKSDFRQAKNSSRDIYRHPAETLTFFGISPTHTVIELWPGNGWYSEILAPYLAPKGQYIAASYETNPSTDTPGNRYRANAGTKYDAWMTANKALLGNAKAVTFDPPHKMNLGADASADLVLTFRNLHNWASSDQLENVFSASYKVLKDGGVFGVVEHRANKGMSMSSGYMDQAEMIALAEKVGFTLAESSEINANPKDTKDYAKGVWTLPPSFALGDTDKEKYQAIGESDRMTLKFIKKSR from the coding sequence ATGAAAAAAGTTACATTAGTCGCCAGTCTGCTTATTGCTGGTCTCTGCTCAGGTATGGCCAATGCCGATGACGCGTTAGATAAAGCCATTAAGAGCGATTTTCGCCAAGCAAAAAATTCGAGCCGCGATATCTATCGTCACCCCGCTGAAACTCTTACCTTTTTCGGCATTTCCCCAACGCATACCGTCATTGAATTGTGGCCGGGAAATGGTTGGTATAGTGAGATCCTTGCTCCTTACCTTGCACCTAAAGGGCAATATATCGCTGCCAGCTATGAAACTAACCCAAGCACTGACACCCCAGGCAATCGATACCGCGCCAATGCGGGGACTAAGTATGATGCTTGGATGACGGCCAATAAAGCCTTATTGGGAAATGCAAAGGCGGTGACTTTCGATCCTCCACACAAAATGAACTTAGGTGCTGATGCGAGTGCTGATTTAGTGTTAACCTTCCGTAATTTACATAACTGGGCCTCAAGCGATCAGCTCGAAAATGTGTTTTCGGCCTCCTATAAAGTGCTTAAAGATGGTGGGGTATTTGGTGTTGTTGAGCACAGGGCGAATAAAGGTATGAGTATGAGCAGCGGCTATATGGATCAAGCAGAGATGATCGCGCTGGCAGAAAAAGTGGGATTTACCTTAGCTGAGAGCTCAGAAATTAATGCTAACCCAAAAGACACTAAGGATTACGCTAAAGGTGTATGGACACTGCCGCCTTCCTTTGCCTTAGGTGATACAGATAAAGAAAAATACCAAGCAATTGGTGAGAGTGATCGCATGACGCTCAAATTTATCAAAAAATCCCGCTGA
- a CDS encoding cell division protein ZapC, giving the protein MLLLPQKDWHWKYNDSYGVLSVSLGSEIEFLTAYKAKSLIPDALSSMEFNISHAKFYMSLLDKLPKTLTLTDAAVVQIALNATAAHFMLTPQMPKSWFFDTSEVCVYSDVGKVFELKCQKQRALVLVVENTLQSALVMLLSPECVLSGAKTLGQFETIKVMHNRLHPLRAQRHVVAA; this is encoded by the coding sequence ATGTTATTATTGCCGCAAAAGGATTGGCATTGGAAATATAACGATTCGTATGGTGTATTAAGCGTTTCGTTAGGTTCCGAGATAGAATTTCTGACGGCTTATAAAGCAAAATCATTAATTCCTGATGCCTTATCAAGCATGGAGTTCAATATTTCGCACGCCAAATTCTATATGAGCTTGCTCGATAAGTTACCCAAAACATTAACTCTAACCGATGCTGCGGTAGTGCAAATAGCGCTTAATGCGACAGCGGCGCATTTTATGCTAACACCACAAATGCCAAAATCTTGGTTTTTTGATACCAGTGAAGTGTGTGTTTACAGTGATGTGGGGAAAGTCTTTGAACTTAAATGTCAAAAACAACGTGCATTAGTATTAGTTGTTGAAAATACACTGCAATCGGCGTTAGTGATGTTGTTATCGCCAGAATGTGTTTTATCTGGAGCTAAAACCTTGGGACAGTTTGAGACGATTAAGGTAATGCATAATCGCTTACACCCTCTTCGTGCGCAGCGACATGTCGTTGCGGCCTAG
- the hemB gene encoding porphobilinogen synthase: MSSTRENTIAPLRRLRRLRRTEAMRDLVRETHVSLSDLIHPLFIEEHINQAVPISTLPGICRLPESALADEIQRLYALGIRYVMPFGISHTKDPQGSDTWNDNGLLARMIRTIKATAPEMMVIPDICFCEYTDHGHCGVLHQDEVCNDQTVANLVKQSVTAAKAGADMLAPSAMMDGQIKAIRQGLDEAGFEHVAILAHAAKFASSFYGPFRAAVDCELSGNRKGYQLDYANGRQALLEALLDEEEGADILMVKPGTPYLDVLSRLRQETHLPLAAYQVGGEYAGIKFAALAGALDERAVVTETFIGLKRAGADLIVSYYTKQYAEWLAELRE, encoded by the coding sequence ATGAGCAGCACACGAGAAAATACCATCGCCCCCCTTCGCCGTTTAAGACGCCTGCGCCGCACCGAGGCCATGCGTGATCTGGTACGTGAAACCCATGTCTCACTCTCCGACTTGATCCACCCACTCTTTATTGAAGAACACATTAACCAAGCTGTGCCAATTTCAACCCTGCCGGGGATTTGCCGTCTGCCCGAAAGCGCACTTGCCGATGAGATCCAAAGGCTCTATGCCTTAGGGATCCGCTATGTGATGCCCTTTGGGATTTCCCATACCAAAGATCCACAGGGCAGCGACACTTGGAATGACAATGGATTGCTCGCACGGATGATCCGTACCATAAAAGCCACCGCGCCAGAGATGATGGTGATCCCCGATATTTGTTTTTGTGAATATACCGACCATGGACACTGCGGCGTGTTGCACCAAGACGAAGTCTGTAACGACCAAACCGTGGCTAACTTAGTCAAACAATCCGTCACCGCCGCTAAAGCGGGAGCTGATATGTTGGCGCCATCAGCAATGATGGATGGTCAAATTAAAGCGATACGACAAGGGCTGGATGAAGCAGGCTTTGAACACGTAGCCATTTTGGCCCACGCAGCCAAGTTCGCCTCCTCTTTCTACGGGCCTTTTAGGGCCGCTGTAGATTGTGAACTCAGTGGTAACCGCAAAGGCTATCAGCTCGATTACGCCAATGGCCGCCAAGCATTGCTCGAAGCACTGCTCGATGAGGAAGAAGGCGCAGATATTTTGATGGTAAAACCCGGCACGCCATATTTGGATGTATTAAGTCGCCTAAGACAAGAAACCCACCTCCCCTTAGCGGCCTATCAAGTGGGTGGCGAATATGCAGGTATTAAATTTGCTGCGCTGGCGGGCGCCCTCGATGAGCGCGCCGTTGTCACTGAAACCTTTATCGGTTTAAAACGGGCTGGTGCCGATTTAATTGTCAGTTATTACACTAAACAATATGCCGAGTGGTTAGCAGAGTTACGCGAATAA
- the pyrD gene encoding quinone-dependent dihydroorotate dehydrogenase: MFYKIAQKVMFQMDPERAHNLAIGSLRMTGNGPLNAFYAQNITPAPVSFMGLTFPNPVGLAAGMDKDGESIDAFHAMGFGHVEVGTVTPRPQPGNDLPRLFRLKPAKAIINRMGFNNKGVDNLVKNLIAKKTDIMVGVNIGKNKDTPVEQGKDDYLICMDKVYLHAAYIAVNISSPNTPGLRSLQYGDLLDELLSAIKAKQLELADKHKKYVPIALKIAPDLTIEEIENIAQALIKNQFDGAIATNTTLTRDGVSGLANANESGGLSGKPLTELSTKVIKQLATCLQGQIPIIGVGGINSAEDALAKFDAGATMVQIYSGFIYQGPKLIKEIVEAYRLK, from the coding sequence ATGTTTTATAAAATCGCACAGAAAGTCATGTTTCAGATGGATCCTGAGCGAGCGCATAATTTAGCCATTGGCAGTCTGAGAATGACAGGCAACGGTCCTCTCAATGCTTTTTATGCTCAGAATATTACGCCAGCGCCTGTCAGCTTTATGGGACTGACTTTTCCAAATCCAGTGGGCTTAGCTGCAGGTATGGATAAAGATGGCGAGTCGATAGATGCCTTTCATGCGATGGGATTTGGTCATGTGGAAGTGGGAACGGTTACCCCAAGACCACAACCTGGTAATGATTTACCGCGTTTATTTAGATTAAAACCCGCCAAGGCGATTATCAATCGCATGGGATTTAATAACAAAGGTGTCGATAACCTAGTCAAAAATTTGATCGCGAAAAAGACTGATATTATGGTTGGCGTCAATATTGGTAAAAATAAAGACACCCCAGTAGAACAAGGTAAAGACGATTATTTAATCTGTATGGATAAAGTTTATCTCCATGCGGCTTATATTGCGGTGAATATTTCATCACCTAATACCCCTGGATTACGATCGCTGCAATATGGCGATCTATTAGACGAATTATTAAGTGCCATTAAAGCCAAGCAACTTGAATTGGCCGACAAACATAAAAAATATGTACCTATCGCGCTTAAAATTGCCCCTGATTTAACGATTGAAGAAATCGAAAATATTGCTCAAGCGTTGATTAAAAATCAGTTTGATGGTGCAATTGCGACCAATACCACCTTGACCCGTGACGGTGTTAGTGGGCTTGCCAATGCGAATGAAAGCGGTGGCTTAAGTGGTAAACCTTTAACTGAACTTTCAACAAAAGTGATTAAACAATTAGCCACTTGTTTACAAGGTCAAATTCCAATTATAGGCGTGGGTGGCATTAATAGTGCTGAAGATGCATTAGCGAAGTTTGATGCGGGCGCAACTATGGTGCAGATTTACTCGGGTTTTATTTATCAAGGTCCGAAGTTAATTAAAGAGATTGTTGAAGCTTACCGTTTAAAATAA
- a CDS encoding M50 family metallopeptidase yields the protein MPDKASVSSPSRFVPHLTAGLPSRGLFIIELMLALLITRIPYISVPFKWLESYFHELSHGIATVLSGGIVSHIQLFPNGAGLCFSQGGSTIMIGFAGYFGAACWGYIIYLLATWPRGIRVSFAFLGALVVFSGVLWGRDLLTMAILVVLTIVLLLPLKLSKNKILTQFLRIIGLVIMLNALASPTVLLGLDGQGDAVLLAQHSWIPAWIWVGIWLFCSACALFFAWRRIDSAQ from the coding sequence ATGCCTGATAAAGCGTCAGTATCGTCCCCATCTCGCTTCGTACCTCATTTAACAGCGGGTCTTCCGAGTCGCGGTTTATTTATTATCGAGCTAATGCTAGCGCTGTTAATTACGCGTATTCCTTATATCAGTGTGCCTTTTAAATGGCTCGAAAGTTATTTTCATGAGTTATCCCATGGGATTGCGACCGTGCTCAGTGGTGGCATCGTCAGCCATATTCAATTATTTCCCAATGGCGCAGGTTTGTGTTTTAGCCAAGGCGGTTCAACAATTATGATTGGATTTGCAGGTTATTTTGGTGCGGCATGTTGGGGGTATATCATTTATTTGTTGGCCACTTGGCCTAGAGGGATTCGTGTCAGTTTTGCTTTTTTAGGAGCATTAGTCGTATTTAGCGGTGTGCTTTGGGGCCGCGATTTGTTAACAATGGCTATCTTAGTCGTGCTGACAATAGTGCTGTTATTGCCTTTGAAACTCAGCAAAAACAAAATACTGACTCAATTTTTACGCATTATCGGCTTGGTGATCATGCTCAATGCACTTGCAAGCCCGACAGTGCTGCTCGGTTTGGATGGTCAGGGCGATGCGGTGTTACTTGCGCAACATTCTTGGATCCCCGCATGGATTTGGGTGGGGATTTGGCTATTTTGCAGCGCCTGTGCCTTGTTTTTTGCATGGCGCCGAATTGATTCTGCTCAGTAA
- a CDS encoding bifunctional methionine sulfoxide reductase B/A protein, protein MNKLTDFERYVIEEKGTERPFSGQYYQHDAKGVYLCKKCHTPLYRSEDKFNAHCGWPAFDDEIPGAVSRHIDADGRRTEIVCSQCGGHLGHVFEGEFLTPKNIRHCVNSVSMLFKAQDEAEDIAPKHAFATFGAGCFWCVEAIFKSLKGVLNVRSGYSGGEASDADYKSVCSGQTGHAEVVHIEFDPEQIAFTTLLQVLFESHDPTTLNRQGNDKGPQYRSVVFAHDATQVDEANAMIAKLTEARVFDAPIVTQVVAFESFYPAEAYHNDYFALHGEQPYCQIVVRPKVEKIRALFAELQV, encoded by the coding sequence ATGAACAAACTGACTGATTTTGAACGCTATGTCATAGAAGAAAAGGGCACCGAACGCCCCTTTAGTGGCCAGTATTATCAACACGATGCCAAAGGGGTGTATTTGTGCAAAAAATGCCATACGCCTTTGTATCGTTCAGAAGATAAGTTTAATGCCCATTGCGGTTGGCCTGCCTTTGATGATGAAATTCCGGGTGCCGTTAGCCGTCATATCGACGCTGATGGTCGCCGCACCGAAATCGTTTGCAGCCAGTGTGGCGGGCATTTGGGCCATGTTTTTGAAGGGGAGTTTTTAACGCCGAAGAATATTCGCCACTGCGTTAATTCTGTCTCGATGTTGTTTAAAGCCCAGGATGAAGCCGAAGATATTGCCCCAAAACATGCTTTTGCCACCTTTGGCGCTGGCTGTTTTTGGTGTGTTGAAGCGATTTTCAAGAGCCTTAAGGGCGTGCTGAACGTCAGATCAGGTTACTCTGGCGGCGAGGCGAGCGATGCCGACTATAAATCTGTGTGTTCTGGACAAACGGGGCATGCTGAGGTGGTGCACATTGAGTTTGACCCTGAGCAAATCGCCTTTACCACGCTGTTGCAGGTGTTATTTGAGAGTCACGACCCGACCACTTTAAATCGTCAAGGCAATGATAAAGGGCCGCAATATCGCTCCGTGGTTTTTGCCCACGATGCAACTCAGGTTGATGAAGCCAACGCCATGATCGCCAAGTTAACTGAGGCACGGGTATTTGATGCGCCAATCGTCACCCAAGTGGTGGCATTTGAGTCGTTTTATCCTGCTGAAGCGTACCACAATGACTACTTTGCCCTGCATGGCGAGCAGCCCTATTGCCAAATCGTGGTGCGGCCAAAGGTCGAAAAAATCAGAGCATTATTTGCCGAACTGCAAGTTTAA